One Leopardus geoffroyi isolate Oge1 chromosome C1, O.geoffroyi_Oge1_pat1.0, whole genome shotgun sequence DNA segment encodes these proteins:
- the YTHDF2 gene encoding YTH domain-containing family protein 2 isoform X2 — protein sequence MSASSLLEQRPKGQGNKVQNGSVHQKDGLNDDDFEPYLSPQNNAYTAMSDSYLPSYYSPSIGFSYSLGEAAWSTGGDTAMPYLTSYGQLSNGEPHFLPDAMFGQPGALGSTPFLGQHGFNFFPSGIDFSAWGNNSSQGQSTQSSGYSSNYAYAPSSLGGAMIDGQSAFASETLNKAPGMNTIDQGMAALKLGSTEVASNVPKVVGSAVGSGSITGNIVASNSLPPATIAPPKPASWADIASKPAKQQPKLKTKNGIAGSSLPPPPIKHNMDIGTWDNKGPVAKAPSQALVQNLGQQPTQGSPQPVGQQANNSPPVAQASVGQQTQPLPPPPPQPAQLSVQQQATQPTRWVAPRNRGSGFGHNGVDGNGVGPSQAGSGSTPSEPHPVLEKLRSINNYNPKDFDWNLKHGRVFIIKSYSEDDIHRSIKYNIWCSTEHGNKRLDAAYRSMNGKGPVYLLFSVNGSGHFCGVAEMKSAVDYNTCAGVWSQDKWKGRFDVRWIFVKDVPNSQLRHIRLENNENKPVTNSRDTQEVPLEKAKQVLKIIASYKHTTSIFDDFSHYEKRQEEEESVKKERQGRGK from the exons ATGTCGGCCAGCAGCCTCTTGGAGCAG AGACCAAAAGGTCAAGGAAACAAAG tacAAAATGGATCTGTACATCAAAAGGATGGATTAAATGATGATGATTTTGAACCTTACTTGAGTCCACAG aATAATGCATATACTGCCATGTCAGATTCCTACTTACCCAGTTACTACAGTCCCTCCATTGGCTTCTCCTATTCATTGGGTGAAGCTGCTTGGTCTACTGGGGGTGATACAGCCATGCCCTATCTAACTTCTTATGGACAGCTGAGCAACGGAGAGCCTCACTTCCTACCAGATGCAATGTTTGGACAACCAGGAGCCCTAGGTAGCACTCCATTTCTTGGTCAAcatggttttaatttctttcccagTGGGATTGACTTCTCAGCTTGGGGAAATAACAGTTCTCAGGGACAGTCTACTCAAAGCTCTGGATATAGTAGCAATTATGCTTATGCACCTAGCTCCTTAGGTGGAGCCATGATTGATGGACAGTCAGCTTTTGCCAGTGAGACCCTCAATAAGGCTCCTGGCATGAATACTATAGACCAAGGGATGGCAGCGCTGAAGTTGGGTAGCACAGAAGTTGCAAGCAATGTTCCAAAAGTTGTAGGCTCTGCAGTTGGTAGTGGGTCCATTACTGGTAACATCGTGGCTTCCAATAGTTTGCCTCCAGCTACTATTGCTCCTCCAAAACCAGCGTCTTGGGCTGATATTGCTAGCAAGCCTGCGAAACAGCAGCCTAAGTTGAAGACCAAGAATGGCATTGCAGGGTCAAGTCTTCCACCACCCCCAATAAAGCATAACATGGATATTGGAACTTGGGATAACAAGGGTCCTGTGGCAAAAGCCCCCTCACAGGCTTTGGTTCAGAATTTAGGTCAACAGCCAACCCAGGGGTCTCCCCAGCCTGTAGGTCAGCAGGCTAACAATAGCCCACCAGTGGCTCAGGCATCAGTTGGGCAACAGACACAGCCattgcccccacctccacctcagCCTGCCCAGCTCTCAGTCCAGCAACAAGCAACTCAGCCAACCCGCTGGGTAGCACCTCGGAACCGTGGCAGTGGGTTCGGTCATAATGGGGTGGATGGTAATGGAGTAGGACCGTCTCAGGCCGGATCTGGATCTACTCCTTCAGAACCTCACCCAGTGTTGGAGAAGCTGCGGTCTATTAATAACTATAACCCCAAGGATTTTGACTGGAATCTGAAACATGGCCGGGTTTTCATCATTAAGAGCTACTCTGAGGACGATATCCACCGTTCCATTAAGTATAATATCTGGTGCAGCACAGAGCACGGTAACAAGAGACTGGATGCTGCTTATCGCTCCATGAACGGGAAAGGCCCCGTTTACTTACTTTTCAGTGTCAACGGCAGTGGACACTTCTGTGGCGTTGCAGAAATGAAATCTGCTGTGGACTACAACACATGTGCAGGTGTGTGGTCCCAGGACAAATGGAAGGGTCGTTTTGACGTCAGGTGGATTTTTGTGAAGGACGTTCCCAATAGCCAACTGCGACACATTCGCCTAGAGAACAACGAGAATAAACCAGTGACCAACTCCAGGGACACTCAGGAAGTGCCTCTGGAAAAGGCTAAGCAGGTGTTGAAAATCATAGCCAGCTACAAGCACACCACTTCGATTTTTGATGACTTCTCACACTATGAGAAACgccaagaggaagaagaaagtgtTAAAAAG
- the YTHDF2 gene encoding YTH domain-containing family protein 2 isoform X3: MDLSLLNFNTVFEKNRLLLNLRNNAYTAMSDSYLPSYYSPSIGFSYSLGEAAWSTGGDTAMPYLTSYGQLSNGEPHFLPDAMFGQPGALGSTPFLGQHGFNFFPSGIDFSAWGNNSSQGQSTQSSGYSSNYAYAPSSLGGAMIDGQSAFASETLNKAPGMNTIDQGMAALKLGSTEVASNVPKVVGSAVGSGSITGNIVASNSLPPATIAPPKPASWADIASKPAKQQPKLKTKNGIAGSSLPPPPIKHNMDIGTWDNKGPVAKAPSQALVQNLGQQPTQGSPQPVGQQANNSPPVAQASVGQQTQPLPPPPPQPAQLSVQQQATQPTRWVAPRNRGSGFGHNGVDGNGVGPSQAGSGSTPSEPHPVLEKLRSINNYNPKDFDWNLKHGRVFIIKSYSEDDIHRSIKYNIWCSTEHGNKRLDAAYRSMNGKGPVYLLFSVNGSGHFCGVAEMKSAVDYNTCAGVWSQDKWKGRFDVRWIFVKDVPNSQLRHIRLENNENKPVTNSRDTQEVPLEKAKQVLKIIASYKHTTSIFDDFSHYEKRQEEEESVKKERQGRGK, from the exons ATGGATTTGAGTCTGTTAAATTTTAATACTGTCTTTGAGAAAAATAGACTTCTCCTAAACTTGAGG aATAATGCATATACTGCCATGTCAGATTCCTACTTACCCAGTTACTACAGTCCCTCCATTGGCTTCTCCTATTCATTGGGTGAAGCTGCTTGGTCTACTGGGGGTGATACAGCCATGCCCTATCTAACTTCTTATGGACAGCTGAGCAACGGAGAGCCTCACTTCCTACCAGATGCAATGTTTGGACAACCAGGAGCCCTAGGTAGCACTCCATTTCTTGGTCAAcatggttttaatttctttcccagTGGGATTGACTTCTCAGCTTGGGGAAATAACAGTTCTCAGGGACAGTCTACTCAAAGCTCTGGATATAGTAGCAATTATGCTTATGCACCTAGCTCCTTAGGTGGAGCCATGATTGATGGACAGTCAGCTTTTGCCAGTGAGACCCTCAATAAGGCTCCTGGCATGAATACTATAGACCAAGGGATGGCAGCGCTGAAGTTGGGTAGCACAGAAGTTGCAAGCAATGTTCCAAAAGTTGTAGGCTCTGCAGTTGGTAGTGGGTCCATTACTGGTAACATCGTGGCTTCCAATAGTTTGCCTCCAGCTACTATTGCTCCTCCAAAACCAGCGTCTTGGGCTGATATTGCTAGCAAGCCTGCGAAACAGCAGCCTAAGTTGAAGACCAAGAATGGCATTGCAGGGTCAAGTCTTCCACCACCCCCAATAAAGCATAACATGGATATTGGAACTTGGGATAACAAGGGTCCTGTGGCAAAAGCCCCCTCACAGGCTTTGGTTCAGAATTTAGGTCAACAGCCAACCCAGGGGTCTCCCCAGCCTGTAGGTCAGCAGGCTAACAATAGCCCACCAGTGGCTCAGGCATCAGTTGGGCAACAGACACAGCCattgcccccacctccacctcagCCTGCCCAGCTCTCAGTCCAGCAACAAGCAACTCAGCCAACCCGCTGGGTAGCACCTCGGAACCGTGGCAGTGGGTTCGGTCATAATGGGGTGGATGGTAATGGAGTAGGACCGTCTCAGGCCGGATCTGGATCTACTCCTTCAGAACCTCACCCAGTGTTGGAGAAGCTGCGGTCTATTAATAACTATAACCCCAAGGATTTTGACTGGAATCTGAAACATGGCCGGGTTTTCATCATTAAGAGCTACTCTGAGGACGATATCCACCGTTCCATTAAGTATAATATCTGGTGCAGCACAGAGCACGGTAACAAGAGACTGGATGCTGCTTATCGCTCCATGAACGGGAAAGGCCCCGTTTACTTACTTTTCAGTGTCAACGGCAGTGGACACTTCTGTGGCGTTGCAGAAATGAAATCTGCTGTGGACTACAACACATGTGCAGGTGTGTGGTCCCAGGACAAATGGAAGGGTCGTTTTGACGTCAGGTGGATTTTTGTGAAGGACGTTCCCAATAGCCAACTGCGACACATTCGCCTAGAGAACAACGAGAATAAACCAGTGACCAACTCCAGGGACACTCAGGAAGTGCCTCTGGAAAAGGCTAAGCAGGTGTTGAAAATCATAGCCAGCTACAAGCACACCACTTCGATTTTTGATGACTTCTCACACTATGAGAAACgccaagaggaagaagaaagtgtTAAAAAG
- the YTHDF2 gene encoding YTH domain-containing family protein 2 isoform X1, translating to MSASSLLEQRPKGQGNKVQNGSVHQKDGLNDDDFEPYLSPQARPNNAYTAMSDSYLPSYYSPSIGFSYSLGEAAWSTGGDTAMPYLTSYGQLSNGEPHFLPDAMFGQPGALGSTPFLGQHGFNFFPSGIDFSAWGNNSSQGQSTQSSGYSSNYAYAPSSLGGAMIDGQSAFASETLNKAPGMNTIDQGMAALKLGSTEVASNVPKVVGSAVGSGSITGNIVASNSLPPATIAPPKPASWADIASKPAKQQPKLKTKNGIAGSSLPPPPIKHNMDIGTWDNKGPVAKAPSQALVQNLGQQPTQGSPQPVGQQANNSPPVAQASVGQQTQPLPPPPPQPAQLSVQQQATQPTRWVAPRNRGSGFGHNGVDGNGVGPSQAGSGSTPSEPHPVLEKLRSINNYNPKDFDWNLKHGRVFIIKSYSEDDIHRSIKYNIWCSTEHGNKRLDAAYRSMNGKGPVYLLFSVNGSGHFCGVAEMKSAVDYNTCAGVWSQDKWKGRFDVRWIFVKDVPNSQLRHIRLENNENKPVTNSRDTQEVPLEKAKQVLKIIASYKHTTSIFDDFSHYEKRQEEEESVKKERQGRGK from the exons ATGTCGGCCAGCAGCCTCTTGGAGCAG AGACCAAAAGGTCAAGGAAACAAAG tacAAAATGGATCTGTACATCAAAAGGATGGATTAAATGATGATGATTTTGAACCTTACTTGAGTCCACAGGCAAGGCCC aATAATGCATATACTGCCATGTCAGATTCCTACTTACCCAGTTACTACAGTCCCTCCATTGGCTTCTCCTATTCATTGGGTGAAGCTGCTTGGTCTACTGGGGGTGATACAGCCATGCCCTATCTAACTTCTTATGGACAGCTGAGCAACGGAGAGCCTCACTTCCTACCAGATGCAATGTTTGGACAACCAGGAGCCCTAGGTAGCACTCCATTTCTTGGTCAAcatggttttaatttctttcccagTGGGATTGACTTCTCAGCTTGGGGAAATAACAGTTCTCAGGGACAGTCTACTCAAAGCTCTGGATATAGTAGCAATTATGCTTATGCACCTAGCTCCTTAGGTGGAGCCATGATTGATGGACAGTCAGCTTTTGCCAGTGAGACCCTCAATAAGGCTCCTGGCATGAATACTATAGACCAAGGGATGGCAGCGCTGAAGTTGGGTAGCACAGAAGTTGCAAGCAATGTTCCAAAAGTTGTAGGCTCTGCAGTTGGTAGTGGGTCCATTACTGGTAACATCGTGGCTTCCAATAGTTTGCCTCCAGCTACTATTGCTCCTCCAAAACCAGCGTCTTGGGCTGATATTGCTAGCAAGCCTGCGAAACAGCAGCCTAAGTTGAAGACCAAGAATGGCATTGCAGGGTCAAGTCTTCCACCACCCCCAATAAAGCATAACATGGATATTGGAACTTGGGATAACAAGGGTCCTGTGGCAAAAGCCCCCTCACAGGCTTTGGTTCAGAATTTAGGTCAACAGCCAACCCAGGGGTCTCCCCAGCCTGTAGGTCAGCAGGCTAACAATAGCCCACCAGTGGCTCAGGCATCAGTTGGGCAACAGACACAGCCattgcccccacctccacctcagCCTGCCCAGCTCTCAGTCCAGCAACAAGCAACTCAGCCAACCCGCTGGGTAGCACCTCGGAACCGTGGCAGTGGGTTCGGTCATAATGGGGTGGATGGTAATGGAGTAGGACCGTCTCAGGCCGGATCTGGATCTACTCCTTCAGAACCTCACCCAGTGTTGGAGAAGCTGCGGTCTATTAATAACTATAACCCCAAGGATTTTGACTGGAATCTGAAACATGGCCGGGTTTTCATCATTAAGAGCTACTCTGAGGACGATATCCACCGTTCCATTAAGTATAATATCTGGTGCAGCACAGAGCACGGTAACAAGAGACTGGATGCTGCTTATCGCTCCATGAACGGGAAAGGCCCCGTTTACTTACTTTTCAGTGTCAACGGCAGTGGACACTTCTGTGGCGTTGCAGAAATGAAATCTGCTGTGGACTACAACACATGTGCAGGTGTGTGGTCCCAGGACAAATGGAAGGGTCGTTTTGACGTCAGGTGGATTTTTGTGAAGGACGTTCCCAATAGCCAACTGCGACACATTCGCCTAGAGAACAACGAGAATAAACCAGTGACCAACTCCAGGGACACTCAGGAAGTGCCTCTGGAAAAGGCTAAGCAGGTGTTGAAAATCATAGCCAGCTACAAGCACACCACTTCGATTTTTGATGACTTCTCACACTATGAGAAACgccaagaggaagaagaaagtgtTAAAAAG